The genomic region CACAAGCATTTACTGGAGATAAAGCAGTATGGCTTGGAGTGAATCAAGAACTTTTAGCATCACTCCTGTTACTCCATTAGAAGTACTTACCTATAGCACAACACTGCATCGAAGCACCTCACAGAGAGTCTTCTGGGGAATCCTCCCAGCATACCTGGGAGGAGGGGAAGCACTGTCCACCCTTTGTTGATCAGCCACTGAGGCATACAAGGTAAAAGCACAGCAAGCATGGGCTGTGTATTGCACTCCGATTGCGAGCAGGGATGGATTTAGAGAGtgcaaaaagggaagagaaagacaaagtgCAAGAATCTGCTACAATGTGGAGTGATTCAATAGGCACATAATTTCATACTCTAATCTTTGCTGGACACTTGAAATTGCTCCTCTCAGTACAGCTGCAGGGGCCCCAGGGGAACAGCTCCACACACTGTTTGCTCCAAATTCTGATGAGAGGCACGTCCGAGTAGGTGGTCTCAGCTAGGGCACCCCCACCACAGACAAGATTAAGCCTTTTCCTTAGTTCAGCTGtggccttttcttttaaaatttagctGGAGTGGCTGGGGTTTTTCACGATTTCTCATATTCTTCCCAGTGTTTGACATGTGTTTGCTTTCCAGATAGAGAATGTCCTTGTGGAATGAGAGTGTTAGTCTACTGAGAGATAAAAAGCTAGatcaaataaaacatttatgtGCCTAAAGGAAAGGCATCTTAGCTGCATCACCTTTATAAATAGTCTATTGGTGAAAGCACTCGGTGAGGAAGTGGGAGACCTCAGTATTAATTTCTTACTCCAACAGACTAGGTTGAAAGGGGTGCTGTGCTTAAAGCGTTCTGCTACAGAAGGAAGAATTTGAAATGCTGGGTCAAAGGCATAGAGAGCGAAAACAAGAGAAGCACGTCCCTGCAGCCCTGGGTTAGTGTCTCTATTAAGTGTGCTGTACATCTCAGAACCACTCAGGTTATTATTTCTCTGACTCATGTCACTTACTAGACATCACACCAAAAGACCTACTCCTAGTGgcctgctttttaatttattagaGCAGACTTAACAGAGTTCATGGAGGGAAATATGATTCCCCACTTTTTTCCTGTTGTCAACAGGGTGTACAGCTTTCTCTGTCAGCAGAGAGCTATCAGGAAAGAGTATCATACAAAACGAATGACTGCTGTTCACAAAAATGCTGAAACACAACTAATTGATTTTGATGAAGCAGGCAGCTGTATTTGATTTGTGTACTTTACATTCAGGACCTTCAATAAAGCATTTTTGTTAAAAGAGTTACATATAGACAAATTGAATTAAGTGCTGTTTTACTTTtcattagatttttttcagagaagtatAGTAAAGAAAATTGCTTTACAGCAGAATGCCATTTATTGacagaaaagctctttttttctagTGTAAATTTTATCATCTGTGTAGTCTATTAAAAATAAGCTTCTGCAATTTTGCAtgaatttctgttttccaaaagaaaaaaaaagggggtgggaggaggaagccTGCTATCACAGCAAGATGTTAGGCTGGGACTAAGACACCAGGTTTCAATGCCTAATATTTTCCatgcctctctttcttttttttctgtaagatacTGGCAATCTTTCTCTACCTTATCAACTGTCATGCAGTTGAATTAAAAAACGTTTGGGATAGTGTAGTGAAGGACATGTGCCAGAGGAGACATGTACTTAAAATGTGTTCTGTCGTGTTCTAAGGGCTGCCACTTCAAACAAAGGCAATGTACCAACTGCAGGTGCACCTAAATTCAGACCAAACATGATAGCCACTGTGAGTTGGAGATACCCCAGCCTTTGCCACTAAAATCAGTGGCAGAGTTATCCACCCACTGGAGGACTGGGCATCTGGTATAACCATCTGAACACTGACTGTCAATTGCCACTTTTTGCTTCCTTGAGAACCGGTATTTCTACTGTTTCCATGTTATGTACCTCCCTAAGTCTTTCTTAGGAGTTCTAAGTGATTGGGAAGCCACAAAATTAAAGGTAGCTCAGTTATCACAATGGGATCTAGGGAAATTTCACAATACACCCATGACCCTTCAAACTGCTGATTCCTCCTTTCTCACACGCCTTATGTGTCAGACTCTCCCATTTCTGTCCTGAAACAGTGATGCGCAGGGTGCATAATGCTTTTTGCTAAAACTAGACTATATTCAGTGTAGCTTTATTGATGCTACATGGCCTTTTAGGTCCAAGTGCCAAACTGTATTTTTGGCTTAATTTCTAGGACAAAGGACAAACTTAAGCTCGGTGTTGAACATTGAAGTGAGCAACCCCCTATCCCTACCTTCTCCTATGTATGTCATCTTTTGTAAGGCCTATTTGACCCACAGATCTGGAAGGCAAAGTAACATTTGCTATtgtgcaaagaaaaaagcaaattcctCCACTGTACTTGTCTACAGTGCAAAGGCAAGTAAATATTAATTCCTCCAGTGTTGTGGGTAGTTACTTCTTCATGGACTGTCCCCCCCTCCAAAGAGCTTTTTCTCCAAAGCATCTAGCTGCCTTCTGCTCACCAACAAGGTCACAATGAGCAACCATGAAAACAAACTCATAAATAGCACCAGGCCTTCATTTTGCACAGCTTGTGGGTATTTTCTCCTTCTTGACTGTAGTCATAGTTTAAGGTTAGAACATTCTCCTGAAATGCGTGTTGTTACTGACATTTCCTACAAAATCCTTACACTTCTCAGATGCTGTTCTAATCAATATCAACTTCTACAGAGCAAGAAAGAGACCAgcagttttcttctctgaaaaacagATGCCATCAGATAATGCTCTTCACACAGCTTATACTGAAAATATACAGTAGGGTTTGTTGCTCTGGTTATATAGTCAAAAACCCCTTGACCCACACCTTCTGTGGGTTTGAACAGGAGTCAAAGTTAAGCAGAGCGGATTGCTTTCTTTCAGGTTTTGTACATTTACACACAAATGTTTGCTTACGTTCCTCAGGCACATTTACTGAAGAAGAGGCAATGTCTAAGTAAGCTCCTAAGATCCTTGCCCACACGGAGTAGTTCCCTCATTCACAGGTAAACTCCACTGAAGTTTTCTGGGATTACTCACAAAAGGTGATACAGGTCAATGTGGGCAAAGCTGCTCCCATGGAGTCTTTCAGGTCTGCTTCTCAGAAACTGCCAGCGCTCTCGGAGCAACATGACTCTTCTGAAAAGAGATCACACAGAACAACAAGGGCCCGATTCTTATCTTGGCCAGTGATTTAAAGCTGTGATCCTGTCAAATCTCCTATATGTAAGGCCCCTTCCATCTGCCTCAAGCCTGGAAGAGGCTAATTCTGTGGTTCTCACTCTTGCAAAACTCCCACAGAAGAGGGCTGAAGGAGAGCAGCACCAAGTTCCCATCCTAGCTAAGTTATACTGTTCGATAGTTCAATAACCAGCCAATTGTGGTATTGTTCAGAAAATtggttctgaaaataaaacatttactgCTCACTTTAGATTGACAGAAAATTTTCTTCATGGCGAAATGAGAAAATGAAGAGTTAAAGATCAGGTGCTTGTTGCTAAAATCAATATGGCTTCATAGCAACATTTTGTTCTTCCACAACAGTAAAGAGTGAGTGTTTAAACCAGCTCATCAGATGTAATCAAAGACACAACTGGACACATTCAAAACATAAAATATCTTCTCCCTTTTTCTTAAGCAAAAGCTGCATtgactattttttccccatatatgCTATTAGCCAACTTACAGTGGAAGCACAACCACATTGTGAGTAGCAGAGCTGATAACTTTTTATGAAAATTAACACCATACAGTATGTTACAAACAAATTCCAGTCTTCAGCTATTACAAGTAATAAGAGaacactgtaattaaaaaaataaatcagccccATTTTACTTCCTTGAAGCATATTCAGTAGttacattaaaaacaatttttatagAAATCCTCTGTATTCACTAATTTAGAGGGAAATGCACTTAAAAGGGGAGTATACTGCACATCTTTATTGATGAATATTACTTTTTATCTAGCTCAGAAGAAATAAGCTCCTCTTGAGGCATTGAATCAGATGAGTAACTGTgatgagaaataaattaaaaccacagaaaatgccCTGTTTTTAAGTATGCTGCTGCACATAGATGTTCAGGATCTGCACCGAACCCTTTTAGACAtttggaaatgcaaaacaaaaataaaagcattatttcCTTTATGTTTATAATGACCACAGAATCATTTTATAGCgaagaaattacttttaaggCACATCAGTCATTCCATATATACTTCACGTCCACTAAAATCTGACTGTCAATTAAATTTCATTTCCATAGACTCCTTGAattctaaaggaaaaacaaaggggaaagaTTGTGTTTGCAGGCAACAAATCTCATTTCAAAAGCAGTGCAACAGTGAAACTGCTGTGTGTCTGCAGACTAGGAAACCACCTTAAAGCAGCATTAAGTGACAAAAGCAGACCTTCGTCTTGATTGGAGCAGGTATCTCTAATGAAGCTGTCCAGTAGCTCAGAGGTAGTAGCTATGTACCATATGTTGCTTTGGTTGCTCTGGCAATTATATAGTTTCTTCAGATAAAACAGACCTGAACTTTTTAGCTACATCGTTACCTACAAACAATATGAGCTTGTTTCAGCTCTTCTTgatgtaactttaaaaagaattctccactttgcaaaagaaaaaatggctTGTAGTTTCCTCCTCTcagttgctattttttttcctcttatctgTCTCAGGTACGTATTTGTACCAAACCATTTGTTATTTACAAAGGGATGCTCCTGAAAATGAGTCTTGACATCCTTTCTTTAAGTGCAGATGTTTAAACAAGGCTCAAATCTTTTCAAAATTCCAAGCCTTATTTCAAGAAAGGATCTAATGAGTTATGGACTTAGGACTTTGAAAATGTCTCAGTTGTTTCTTTAGTGAAATCAAGCAAACTTCTAATGCATTTGGTGCAATCATCTAATCCTTACTTCCTTACTCCCACCTGAGTTGGCCCTGAAGTTAAATTGTCTATTGAATTAAACAGCAGAATCTTAGCCACCAACCACCTCCTTTTCTAGGGTTAAGTGAACCAAATGCTTATTATGAAAAACTGATGAAACAAAATGACTGCTCTATCATTTCTCCTTATGCCATAAAGATTTCAAGAGAAGAGAGGCTACAGACACCTTTCAGACAGAAGAGAGGGAGTAAAGAAGGGGATATCTAATGATTCTGAGGTATGGATTCAATTTAGCTGTTTCAAGAAGCCTGCTGTATGAGATaagattttgttctgtttttcaaagagctGTTTACTATGGAAAGGTTCATCTGAGGCAGATGCCAAATCCTGCTGCCTATGGAAGGAGTGATACACATAAAATGGAGCAGTATTTACCCCACAAACAGAACACACAccttgcagcagcacagctggagaaggGATGTATATGTTCAGCTGAGTCTTACACTTGGTATGCAGTGGTCAATGTACAGACACCAGTCCCCGTCTCTCATTCTCTTCATTACAGTTTATGACATTTTATAAACCCATGGGAAATACAGTTTGCTTTAATAACTATTTAaaccctcctcccctcttccatcccctccccccaacaaaATCCTCTGAAATCATAAACTAGAAATGCaagcaagaaaagggaaagaaagcagcattaATATTAAAGGTTTGGAACAGCTGCACTGTCTTTTGAGATTTGTTCACATACAGCACTGACAATCTGCAATGTatgcttctcattaaaaaaataaatataaaggaTTTAGTTGCTCTAAGACTGTAAATACAAAGGATTTAAAGACCTTAGTGGTGTGGTGATTGCCCTTCCTCTGAAAATCTGCATAGCAGACTGCCTCCGACTGCCCATCTGAGAGCAGCACGCATCTAGCCCCTGAGATAAGCCTTTTGAAGGGGACctaaaaagagggggggggggaagttccCCAGGGCACATGAAAGTTGAGTTGgttgaaaatctgattttttttttcttttaactcagaAAATGTTAGGCGAGTTcaccaaaatgatttttttttccactacctGCTCCAGGATAGCAAGGTGCTTAGGCCACTGATCTGAGAGGGATGGAGCAGGAATTTACTGCCTGGAGATCCAACAGGGGAAAACAAGGTCATGGGGTACATGTGCTCTTTTTCATATTTCATGAAAACATGCAAGACTCCCAGGTTTGTCCCACTGACAAATCAAAAATTGTGGGAAGATAGGAAAAACTTTTCCCATCCAGCTCTATAGGCAAAGACccctccaaagaaaaagaaaaccccatgCTTTCTGTTTGTCTTAAGCCCTGCGTAAAATCATCATTCAGAAGGTTTTAACAGTACAAAGGTTTATTTAGAAAAGAGTTTGGattgttcttttgggtttttttggcagacaTTTAAATTCTTTCATAACTCAAAACACTGTCAGTGCCTGGTACTTTGCACTTTCTTTCCCCACGTAAGCAGTAAAAGCCAATTTCTTACTGGGACGAGCCCACCATAGGCCCCCAGCTGCTTACATTATAAATACTGAAATCTCCACCACCCCTGCCACTTAATCCTTTCCTCTTGATATCTCTTTTTGTTTTACCACAAAATTCCAGAGCCCACAAAAGCTCACTGCTTCTCAAACTCAGTGTCTTAGCCTATTTTCCTCTGCAGACTCCCCATGCCCTCCATCAGGGTTCAAAGACAATCATTCCCCTCCCCATTTACCCATCCACACTCCAGCACCGCTCCTCCAGCCCCATGTCACCACCCTGTATCATGGTGAATGTCCTCAGCCTCCCCGGCACTATCCCCGAACCCCACAGCATCGCTCTGCTCCACGGAGGGGGCGagccctcttccttctctctaaGCCCAAACCCTGtgttctcttccctcccttctttttcagCACAgagccttctccttctcttttaacTCCACTCCTGCTCAAGGCAAATCCATCCCTCCAGCTCAATGCCGgaagttcttcttcttcttcttaaagAGAATGTGTTTAAAGGACCTGCGGAAGTCCTGGTTGAAGATGGTGTAGATGACCGGGTTGAGGGAGCTATTGCAATACCCAATCCAGAAGAAGAACTTGAAGAGAGTCTCAGGGACCTCACATGCCTCCCGGCAAATACCATAGAGGCTGTagctgaagaagaaagggaaCCAGCAAACTACAAAGACCCCCATGACCACGGCCAGCACAAAAGTGAAGCGTTTCTCCCGGGCCTGGGTGACTTTCTTACGGCAGATGCTGCTACGCTTCCGGCGACGGCGATATGAGAAGAACTGCATGGAGCGATTGCTAGAGCGGGACAGACGGCTACTAGAGTGCTTGGAGGAATACGAGTAGGAGAAGGACTGGCTCTTGCTGCTTTTGCGGGGATGCTCCTCCCGGCTCCGCCTCCGTCTGCTCTCTGAGGtgctgctctcctccagctcGATGTCCTCCAGCTCAGAGGCTTTGCGCCAGTGGTGCACTGAATAATGTCCGTTCTCTCCCAGCTGCATCCTCAGGGACGTGCAGCCGCCAGCAGCGCGGCTCAAGCCATTCTCAGTCTGGGAGGACCCCTCTGGCATCGTACGCTTCTCAGAGAGGGTCCTGGTCCTTAGCTTGGCCACGCGGTAGATGCGGATATAGACCAACACCATGATGAGGCAGGGGGCAAAGAAAGAGCCGATGCAAGAAGAAAGGATGTACCATGTCTCGTCATTGAGCTTGCACTGGGGAAAGCCATCTCCCTCGGGGTCCCGGTACATGGAGATCAATGGCGGGAAGGAGATGACAGCTGAAATGAGCCAGACAGTGAGGATGATGGCCTTGATCCGCCGGGGGGTCCGTTTGAGGTTGTACTCCACCGCCTGCGTGACCGACCAATACCTGTCGAGGCTGATGGCGCACAGGTGGACGATGGAGGAGGTGCAGAAGAGCACGTCCAGCGCCAGGTAAATGTTACACCAAGCCTTGCCGAAGTACCAGTAATTCATAAGCTCGTTGGCTAGGGAGAAAGGCATGACCAGGGTAGCCACCAGGATGTCCGCGCTGGCCAGGGACACCAGGAAGAGGTTCTGGGGGGCTCTCAGCGCCCGGCTGGTGAGCACGGCTATCACCACCAGCACGTTGCCCACGATGGTGAAGACGATGAGGAAGCCCACCACCGCCGCCAGGCTGGCCACGGCCGCCGGGGAGTAGGGGGAGGGCGGCTGCAGGAGGGCCGACGAGGACGGCGACGAGGGGGGCAGCGCCAGGGACTCGTTGGAGGAGCCCAGGCTCGCGTTCCCCGCCAGCAGCAGATCCATGGCGGGTGTGCGGGGCGCCGGCCGTCCTAGAGagccccgcggagcccccgccccgcccggccgccccgccgccgccgccgccccgccgcccgcatCGCCCCCCGCTCCACGGCCCgacggccgccccgccgcgcggcTCCCcacggccgcgccgcccgcccctctcgccgccccgccgcctcagggcagggcagggcagggcagggcagggccgggcagcgccgcccCGGCGCGCCAAGGCAgcgcggcggcgctgccgccccccggcccccggacaggggggcagcggggcacggctggccccccccgccgccgccgccgccgccgcccgcccggtcGCGCCCGGCT from Accipiter gentilis chromosome 3, bAccGen1.1, whole genome shotgun sequence harbors:
- the ADRA2C gene encoding alpha-2C adrenergic receptor, with protein sequence MDLLLAGNASLGSSNESLALPPSSPSSSALLQPPSPYSPAAVASLAAVVGFLIVFTIVGNVLVVIAVLTSRALRAPQNLFLVSLASADILVATLVMPFSLANELMNYWYFGKAWCNIYLALDVLFCTSSIVHLCAISLDRYWSVTQAVEYNLKRTPRRIKAIILTVWLISAVISFPPLISMYRDPEGDGFPQCKLNDETWYILSSCIGSFFAPCLIMVLVYIRIYRVAKLRTRTLSEKRTMPEGSSQTENGLSRAAGGCTSLRMQLGENGHYSVHHWRKASELEDIELEESSTSESRRRRSREEHPRKSSKSQSFSYSYSSKHSSSRLSRSSNRSMQFFSYRRRRKRSSICRKKVTQAREKRFTFVLAVVMGVFVVCWFPFFFSYSLYGICREACEVPETLFKFFFWIGYCNSSLNPVIYTIFNQDFRRSFKHILFKKKKKNFRH